From one Bacteroidales bacterium genomic stretch:
- a CDS encoding response regulator transcription factor: MTPISVCIVDDHTLFRNGLRLLLNASSEVRVIAEAGNGQEYLRLLKDTVPDVTLMDIEMPGMNGIETAAEAVKLFPELRIITLSMYGEEEYYVKMIDAGARGFILKNSDINEVISAIKAVYEGGTYFSQDLLLNVVKNIRSGRLTATADTHLSEREIEILRKICQGYSNQEIADQLNISKRTVDKHRSNLLEKTGSKNTANLVIYALKHKLVEF; the protein is encoded by the coding sequence ATGACTCCCATTTCGGTTTGCATTGTTGACGATCACACCCTTTTCCGCAACGGGCTGCGGCTTCTGCTCAACGCATCATCCGAAGTGCGGGTAATTGCCGAAGCAGGGAACGGACAGGAATATCTCCGGTTGCTGAAAGATACAGTACCAGACGTTACCCTGATGGACATTGAAATGCCCGGGATGAACGGAATCGAAACGGCTGCAGAGGCAGTGAAGCTCTTCCCTGAACTCCGTATCATTACCCTCTCCATGTACGGAGAAGAAGAGTACTATGTGAAAATGATCGATGCAGGTGCCAGGGGATTCATTCTTAAAAACTCCGATATCAATGAAGTAATCAGTGCTATCAAAGCAGTTTATGAGGGAGGTACATACTTCTCGCAGGACCTTCTTTTAAATGTTGTAAAAAACATACGTTCCGGAAGACTCACGGCAACCGCTGATACGCATCTTTCAGAAAGAGAAATAGAAATTCTGCGGAAAATCTGCCAGGGGTATTCCAACCAGGAAATAGCTGACCAGCTGAACATCAGCAAGCGAACCGTTGATAAACACCGGTCCAATCTGCTGGAAAAGACTGGTTCAAAAAACACGGCCAACCTCGTCATTTACGCGTTGAAGCATAAGCTCGTGGAATTCTGA